One genomic segment of Phyllopteryx taeniolatus isolate TA_2022b chromosome 12, UOR_Ptae_1.2, whole genome shotgun sequence includes these proteins:
- the mcf2lb gene encoding guanine nucleotide exchange factor DBS isoform X11 gives MCMREAASPSSSSSSSSCSSSTPSSPASSLSRLPLAEDVSRQPGLCEAASPSLKSPRGHPSSPVTYTHTPSASVFLTRPLATRNTPLGLEPSASPASPCPSRRHPSSTPVNATAPLSQRKRPVKAGKLSLLPRKVSPCWAAGLPLRLWRMILWMKTEEMDVGELLERLRTVSRSIDEIMQLDSSPLRAADITPELRRQFAFLSGGRGDNGSPVIVFPEFPSFGEITDREFHNVLTYLTSVPSLPSTDVGFILVIDRRQDRWAAVKGTLLRIAGAFPGNLQLVLVLRPTTLLQRTLSDILFKFNKDEFKMKVPVIMLSSVSELHSYIDHTQLSRELGGTQAYCHEKWITQRIAIEGFALMVKKMAQALQSFGAELAETELPGETQATGLLLSAHGSKKDKMKDDLLVALKQGSRLLESINEPLMHNPDHSMNQDELENLATVQRLLSQLDETERAFDEFWGKHRVKLEQCLQLRHFEDDYKEVRLLLDQLSEKLATFSEVGISPAHADHILNDLNAYEERVCEVLDRALALAHEGDDLIQKAHYAQDSIVSKTSELRTLCQELSNNLRAKKELLLKARELHRCLERASKWCDDGIFLLASQPVDKCQSHEGAESALQELEGFLADAGQDRLSDLSSTFSNYEAVLDQQLRDQVERVLQKQASMQEMFDKRRVSLNKLAAKQTRPVQPVAPRPEAFIKSPLSSPAHKGKLDRSHSEGNNASYDKGDQRQIGEGKRRHGSLSEEEENLAVLRRHVMNELLETERAYVEELLCVLQGYASEMDNAAMAHLIPAHLQNKKEVLFGNMPEIYHFHKRTFLRELELYADCPELVGRCFLQRMTDLQIYEKYCHNKPRSESLWRQCSDCVFFQECQKKLEHKLGLDSYLLKPVQRITKYQLLLKEMLKYSKGCEGTEDLQEALTSILGILKAVNDSMHLIAITGYEGNLSELGKLLMQGSFSVWTEHKKGHAKVKDLARFKPMQRHIFLHERALLFCKRREESGEGYEKAPSYSFKQSLSMNAVGITENAKGDNKKFEIWCNSREEVYIVQAPTADVKTTWVKEIRKVLTTQLEACREASQQRAPDQVVQCPPAAGGPENQSSSPFKVGQRSLKKGDERKAEHCSLDANSSPLPKSAGKERATSPTSDRSAAAKKRFTLQGFSNLKAQKEPPSADDKSFTLPITILLCPVC, from the exons ATGTGTATGAGAGAAGCtgcatcaccatcatcatcatcatcatcatcatcctgctCCAGCTCCACCCCATCTTCTCCAGCATCCTCCCTTTCCCGACTCCCCCTGGCCGAGGACGTGTCCCGGCAGCCCGGGCTGTGTGAGGCGGCGTCCCCATCGCTCAAGTCTCCGAGGGGGCATCCGTCATCGCCCGTTACCTACACTCACACGCCCTCAGCATCCGTGTTTCTTACAAGACCGCTCGCTACCAGGAATACACCTCTCGGGTTGGAACCCTCTGCTTCGCCTGCGTCCCCTTGTCCCTCCCGCCGCCATCCGTCCTCCACGCCCGTTAACGCCACTGCACCACTCTCTCAGAGGAAGCGGCCGGTAAAAGCAGGCAAGCTGTCTCTTCTCCCCAGGAAAGTGTCTCCCTGCTGGGCCGCTGGTCTCCCGCTGCGCCTCTGGAGGATGATCCTGTGGATGAAAACCGAGGAGATGGACGTGGGGGAGCTGCTAGAGCGGCTGAGGACGGTTAGCAGGAGTATAG ATGAGATCATGCAATTGGACAGCAGCCCTCTCCGTGCTGCTGACATCACTCCTGAACTCAGGAGGCAGTTCGCTTTTCTTTCAG gaggaagaggagacaaCGGCAGCCCCGTCATTGTGTTCCCAGAGTTCCCGTCCTTCGGCGAGATCACGGACAGAGAGTTTCACAATGTCCTCACCTACCTGACAAGTGTACCCAG TTTGCCATCAACAGACGTGGGCTTCATCCTCGTCATCGATCGCCGGCAGGACCGATGGGCGGCCGTCAAAGGGACCCTGCTTCGGATCGCG GGCGCGTTCCCTGGAAACCTTCAACTGGTTCTGGTCCTGAGGCCCACCACTCTCCTCCAGCGCACACTCTCTGACATCCTATTTAAGTTCAACAAGGATGAGTTCAAAATGAAAGTGCCT GTGATCATGCTGAGCTCGGTGAGTGAGCTTCACTCGTACATCGACCACACACAGCTGAGCCGGGAACTCGGTGGAACGCAGGCATACTGTCATGAGAAGTGGATCACTCAACGCATC GCTATCGAGGGCTTTGCCTTGATGGTGAAGAAGATGGCCCAGGCCCTGCAGTCGTTTGGCGCTGAGCTGGCTGAAACAGAACTCCCCGGTGAGACGCAGGCCACCGGCCTCCTCCTCAGTGCACACGGCAGCAAGAAAGACAAGATGAAG GATGATCTGCTGGTGGCTCTGAAGCAAGGTAGCAGGTTGTTGGAGAGCATCAATGAACCTTTGATGCACAACCCTGACCACAGCATGAACCAGGACGAACTGGAGAACCTGGCAACAGTGCAGAG ACTGCTGTCTCAGTTGGACGAGACGGAAAGGGCTTTTGACGAGTTCTGGGGGAAGCACCGTGTCAAACTGGAGCAGTGTCTCCAGCTGCGCCACTTCGAGGACGACTATAAGGAG GTCAGGCTTCTGCTGGATCAGCTGTCTGAGAAACTGGCCACCTTTTCCGAGGTGGGGATCAGTCCCGCTCATGCCGACCATATCCTCAATGATCTCAACGCCTATGAGGAGAGAGTCTGT GAGGTACTGGACAGAGCTTTGGCTTTGGCCCATGAAGGTGATGACCTCATCCAAAAGGCTCACTACGCTCAGGATTCCATTGTGTCGAAAACCAGTGAGCTACGGACACTCTGCCAGGAATTGAGCAACAACCTGAGGGCAAAAAAAGAGCTGCTCCTCAAAGCCCGAGAACTGCATCGCTGCTTGGAGAGG GCTTCAAAGTGGTGCGATGATGGCATTTTCCTGCTGGCCTCCCAGCCCGTGGACAAGTGTCAATCACATGAGGGGGCGGAGTCAGCCCTGCAGGAGTTGGAGGGGTTCCTGGCGGACGCAGGCCAGGACCGACTGTCGGACTTGAGTAGCACCTTTTCAAATTATGAGGCAGTGCTTGACCAGCAGCTCAGG GACCAAGTGGAAAGGGTGTTGCAAAAGCAAGCATCCATGCAGGAGATGTTTGACAAGCGGAGGGTCAGTCTGAACAAGCTGGCAGCCAAGCAGACCAGGCCAGTGCAGCCGGTCGCTCCCAGACCTGAAGCCTTCATCAAATCTCCTCTCAGCTCACCTG CGCACAAAGGTAAACTGGATAGAAGCCACTCCGAGGGAAACAATGCAAGCTACGACAAA GGAGACCAGCGGCAGATTGGAGAGGGTAAACGCAGACACGGTTCTCTGTCGGAAGAAGAGGAGAACTTGGCTGTGCTCAGGAG GCACGTCATGAACGAGCTGCTGGAAACGGAGAGGGCTTATGTGGAGGAACTGCTGTGTGTCCTCCAG GGGTATGCCTCCGAGATGGATAACGCTGCAATGGCGCACCTCATCCCTGCCCATTTGCAGAACAAAAAGGAGGTTTTGTTTGGCAACATGCCAGAAATCTACCACTTCCACAAGAG GACATTTCTGAGGGAGTTGGAGCTATATGCAGACTGTCCAGAACTAGTTGGGAGATGTTTCCTGCAAAGG ATGACAGACCTGCAGATCTACGAGAAGTACTGTCACAACAAGCCTCGCTCTGAAAGCCTCTGGAGGCAGTGCTCCGACTGCGTCTTCTTCCAG GAGTGTCAGAAAAAGCTGGAGCACAAACTTGGCTTGGATTCCTATTTGCTGAAGCCTGTGCAGAGAATCACCAAATACCAGCTTCTGTTGAAG GAAATGCTTAAGTACAGTAAAGGCTGCGAAGGTACAGAGGACCTGCAAGAGGCTCTAACCTCCATCCTGGGCATCCTCAAAGCCGTCAATGACTCCATGCACCTCATCGCCATTACAGGATATGAG GGCAACCTGAGCGAGCTGGGCAAGCTGCTAATGCAGGGCTCGTTCAGTGTGTGGACGGAACACAAGAAAGGCCACGCCAAGGTCAAGGACCTGGCCCGCTTCAAGCCCATGCAGAGACACATCTTCCTGCACGAGAGGGCCCTTCTCTTCTGTAAGCGGAGGGAGGAGAGCGGGGAGGGCTACGAGAAGGCTCCCTCCTACAGCTTCAAGCAGTCACTCAGC ATGAACGCTGTGGGCATTACCGAAAATGCTAAGGGAGACAACAAGAAGTTTGAGATCTGGTGTAACTCCAGAGAAGAGGTCTACATTGTGCAG GCACCAACAGCTGACGTGAAAACCACCTGGGTGAAGGAGATAAGGAAGGTTTTGACAACTCAGCTGGAAGCATGCAGAG AAGCAAGTCAGCAGAGGGCGCCAGATCAGGTTGTCCAATGTCCGCCAGCGGCAGGAGGACCAGAGAATCAAAG CAGCAGCCCATTCAAGGTGGGCCAGAGGAGTTTGAAAAAGGGAGACGAGAGGAAAGCAGAGCACTGCAGCCTCGATGCCAATTCGTCTCCTTTGCCAAAGTCAGCGGGCAAAG AGAGAGCCACAAGCCCTACCTCAGACAGAAGCGCCGCAGCTAAAAAACGCTTTACTTTACAGGGCTTCAGTAACCTCAAAGCTCAGAAAG AACCGCCGAGCGCAGATGATAAAAGTTTCACCTTGCCCATCACCATTCTGCTGTGTCCAG TGTGCTGA
- the mcf2lb gene encoding guanine nucleotide exchange factor DBS isoform X4, producing MCMREAASPSSSSSSSSCSSSTPSSPASSLSRLPLAEDVSRQPGLCEAASPSLKSPRGHPSSPVTYTHTPSASVFLTRPLATRNTPLGLEPSASPASPCPSRRHPSSTPVNATAPLSQRKRPVKAGKLSLLPRKVSPCWAAGLPLRLWRMILWMKTEEMDVGELLERLRTVSRSIDEIMQLDSSPLRAADITPELRRQFAFLSGGRGDNGSPVIVFPEFPSFGEITDREFHNVLTYLTSVPSLPSTDVGFILVIDRRQDRWAAVKGTLLRIAGAFPGNLQLVLVLRPTTLLQRTLSDILFKFNKDEFKMKVPVIMLSSVSELHSYIDHTQLSRELGGTQAYCHEKWITQRIAIEGFALMVKKMAQALQSFGAELAETELPGETQATGLLLSAHGSKKDKMKDDLLVALKQGSRLLESINEPLMHNPDHSMNQDELENLATVQRLLSQLDETERAFDEFWGKHRVKLEQCLQLRHFEDDYKEVRLLLDQLSEKLATFSEVGISPAHADHILNDLNAYEERVCEVLDRALALAHEGDDLIQKAHYAQDSIVSKTSELRTLCQELSNNLRAKKELLLKARELHRCLERASKWCDDGIFLLASQPVDKCQSHEGAESALQELEGFLADAGQDRLSDLSSTFSNYEAVLDQQLRDQVERVLQKQASMQEMFDKRRVSLNKLAAKQTRPVQPVAPRPEAFIKSPLSSPAHKGKLDRSHSEGNNASYDKGDQRQIGEGKRRHGSLSEEEENLAVLRRHVMNELLETERAYVEELLCVLQGYASEMDNAAMAHLIPAHLQNKKEVLFGNMPEIYHFHKRTFLRELELYADCPELVGRCFLQRMTDLQIYEKYCHNKPRSESLWRQCSDCVFFQECQKKLEHKLGLDSYLLKPVQRITKYQLLLKEMLKYSKGCEGTEDLQEALTSILGILKAVNDSMHLIAITGYEGNLSELGKLLMQGSFSVWTEHKKGHAKVKDLARFKPMQRHIFLHERALLFCKRREESGEGYEKAPSYSFKQSLSMNAVGITENAKGDNKKFEIWCNSREEVYIVQAPTADVKTTWVKEIRKVLTTQLEACREASQQRAPDQVVQCPPAAGGPENQSSSPFKVGQRSLKKGDERKAEHCSLDANSSPLPKSAGKERATSPTSDRSAAAKKRFTLQGFSNLKAQKEPPSADDKSFTLPITILLCPGSATSPDHRTKRQSDPTPLGFQGWNKASLSMDASEEHEGYSSGEDPLNSDPEDDNARKLCAGKYTATGDYEKASAQEVAVKMGDTVQLVKEGEDGQWLVRNLNTCAEGWMPTAHLVTLVSKSKSCQSLTSSGSGSGHLSTSSSCSETCTPFTDVKS from the exons ATGTGTATGAGAGAAGCtgcatcaccatcatcatcatcatcatcatcatcctgctCCAGCTCCACCCCATCTTCTCCAGCATCCTCCCTTTCCCGACTCCCCCTGGCCGAGGACGTGTCCCGGCAGCCCGGGCTGTGTGAGGCGGCGTCCCCATCGCTCAAGTCTCCGAGGGGGCATCCGTCATCGCCCGTTACCTACACTCACACGCCCTCAGCATCCGTGTTTCTTACAAGACCGCTCGCTACCAGGAATACACCTCTCGGGTTGGAACCCTCTGCTTCGCCTGCGTCCCCTTGTCCCTCCCGCCGCCATCCGTCCTCCACGCCCGTTAACGCCACTGCACCACTCTCTCAGAGGAAGCGGCCGGTAAAAGCAGGCAAGCTGTCTCTTCTCCCCAGGAAAGTGTCTCCCTGCTGGGCCGCTGGTCTCCCGCTGCGCCTCTGGAGGATGATCCTGTGGATGAAAACCGAGGAGATGGACGTGGGGGAGCTGCTAGAGCGGCTGAGGACGGTTAGCAGGAGTATAG ATGAGATCATGCAATTGGACAGCAGCCCTCTCCGTGCTGCTGACATCACTCCTGAACTCAGGAGGCAGTTCGCTTTTCTTTCAG gaggaagaggagacaaCGGCAGCCCCGTCATTGTGTTCCCAGAGTTCCCGTCCTTCGGCGAGATCACGGACAGAGAGTTTCACAATGTCCTCACCTACCTGACAAGTGTACCCAG TTTGCCATCAACAGACGTGGGCTTCATCCTCGTCATCGATCGCCGGCAGGACCGATGGGCGGCCGTCAAAGGGACCCTGCTTCGGATCGCG GGCGCGTTCCCTGGAAACCTTCAACTGGTTCTGGTCCTGAGGCCCACCACTCTCCTCCAGCGCACACTCTCTGACATCCTATTTAAGTTCAACAAGGATGAGTTCAAAATGAAAGTGCCT GTGATCATGCTGAGCTCGGTGAGTGAGCTTCACTCGTACATCGACCACACACAGCTGAGCCGGGAACTCGGTGGAACGCAGGCATACTGTCATGAGAAGTGGATCACTCAACGCATC GCTATCGAGGGCTTTGCCTTGATGGTGAAGAAGATGGCCCAGGCCCTGCAGTCGTTTGGCGCTGAGCTGGCTGAAACAGAACTCCCCGGTGAGACGCAGGCCACCGGCCTCCTCCTCAGTGCACACGGCAGCAAGAAAGACAAGATGAAG GATGATCTGCTGGTGGCTCTGAAGCAAGGTAGCAGGTTGTTGGAGAGCATCAATGAACCTTTGATGCACAACCCTGACCACAGCATGAACCAGGACGAACTGGAGAACCTGGCAACAGTGCAGAG ACTGCTGTCTCAGTTGGACGAGACGGAAAGGGCTTTTGACGAGTTCTGGGGGAAGCACCGTGTCAAACTGGAGCAGTGTCTCCAGCTGCGCCACTTCGAGGACGACTATAAGGAG GTCAGGCTTCTGCTGGATCAGCTGTCTGAGAAACTGGCCACCTTTTCCGAGGTGGGGATCAGTCCCGCTCATGCCGACCATATCCTCAATGATCTCAACGCCTATGAGGAGAGAGTCTGT GAGGTACTGGACAGAGCTTTGGCTTTGGCCCATGAAGGTGATGACCTCATCCAAAAGGCTCACTACGCTCAGGATTCCATTGTGTCGAAAACCAGTGAGCTACGGACACTCTGCCAGGAATTGAGCAACAACCTGAGGGCAAAAAAAGAGCTGCTCCTCAAAGCCCGAGAACTGCATCGCTGCTTGGAGAGG GCTTCAAAGTGGTGCGATGATGGCATTTTCCTGCTGGCCTCCCAGCCCGTGGACAAGTGTCAATCACATGAGGGGGCGGAGTCAGCCCTGCAGGAGTTGGAGGGGTTCCTGGCGGACGCAGGCCAGGACCGACTGTCGGACTTGAGTAGCACCTTTTCAAATTATGAGGCAGTGCTTGACCAGCAGCTCAGG GACCAAGTGGAAAGGGTGTTGCAAAAGCAAGCATCCATGCAGGAGATGTTTGACAAGCGGAGGGTCAGTCTGAACAAGCTGGCAGCCAAGCAGACCAGGCCAGTGCAGCCGGTCGCTCCCAGACCTGAAGCCTTCATCAAATCTCCTCTCAGCTCACCTG CGCACAAAGGTAAACTGGATAGAAGCCACTCCGAGGGAAACAATGCAAGCTACGACAAA GGAGACCAGCGGCAGATTGGAGAGGGTAAACGCAGACACGGTTCTCTGTCGGAAGAAGAGGAGAACTTGGCTGTGCTCAGGAG GCACGTCATGAACGAGCTGCTGGAAACGGAGAGGGCTTATGTGGAGGAACTGCTGTGTGTCCTCCAG GGGTATGCCTCCGAGATGGATAACGCTGCAATGGCGCACCTCATCCCTGCCCATTTGCAGAACAAAAAGGAGGTTTTGTTTGGCAACATGCCAGAAATCTACCACTTCCACAAGAG GACATTTCTGAGGGAGTTGGAGCTATATGCAGACTGTCCAGAACTAGTTGGGAGATGTTTCCTGCAAAGG ATGACAGACCTGCAGATCTACGAGAAGTACTGTCACAACAAGCCTCGCTCTGAAAGCCTCTGGAGGCAGTGCTCCGACTGCGTCTTCTTCCAG GAGTGTCAGAAAAAGCTGGAGCACAAACTTGGCTTGGATTCCTATTTGCTGAAGCCTGTGCAGAGAATCACCAAATACCAGCTTCTGTTGAAG GAAATGCTTAAGTACAGTAAAGGCTGCGAAGGTACAGAGGACCTGCAAGAGGCTCTAACCTCCATCCTGGGCATCCTCAAAGCCGTCAATGACTCCATGCACCTCATCGCCATTACAGGATATGAG GGCAACCTGAGCGAGCTGGGCAAGCTGCTAATGCAGGGCTCGTTCAGTGTGTGGACGGAACACAAGAAAGGCCACGCCAAGGTCAAGGACCTGGCCCGCTTCAAGCCCATGCAGAGACACATCTTCCTGCACGAGAGGGCCCTTCTCTTCTGTAAGCGGAGGGAGGAGAGCGGGGAGGGCTACGAGAAGGCTCCCTCCTACAGCTTCAAGCAGTCACTCAGC ATGAACGCTGTGGGCATTACCGAAAATGCTAAGGGAGACAACAAGAAGTTTGAGATCTGGTGTAACTCCAGAGAAGAGGTCTACATTGTGCAG GCACCAACAGCTGACGTGAAAACCACCTGGGTGAAGGAGATAAGGAAGGTTTTGACAACTCAGCTGGAAGCATGCAGAG AAGCAAGTCAGCAGAGGGCGCCAGATCAGGTTGTCCAATGTCCGCCAGCGGCAGGAGGACCAGAGAATCAAAG CAGCAGCCCATTCAAGGTGGGCCAGAGGAGTTTGAAAAAGGGAGACGAGAGGAAAGCAGAGCACTGCAGCCTCGATGCCAATTCGTCTCCTTTGCCAAAGTCAGCGGGCAAAG AGAGAGCCACAAGCCCTACCTCAGACAGAAGCGCCGCAGCTAAAAAACGCTTTACTTTACAGGGCTTCAGTAACCTCAAAGCTCAGAAAG AACCGCCGAGCGCAGATGATAAAAGTTTCACCTTGCCCATCACCATTCTGCTGTGTCCAG GATCCGCGACGAGCCCCGATCACAGGACCAAGCGCCAGAGCGACCCGACGCCGTTGGGCTTTCAAG GCTGGAACAAGGCCTCCCTCTCGATGGACGCGTCGGAGGAACACGAAGGCTACTCCAGCGGTGAGGATCCTCTCAACTCTGACCCAGAGGACGACAATGCCAGGAAGCTG TGCGCTGGTAAATACACGGCGACGGGCGACTACGAGAAGGCTTCCGCTCAAGAGGTGGCGGTGAAAATGGGAGACACGGTGCAGCTGGTGAAGGAGGGCGAGGACGGACAGTG GTTAGTGCGTAACCTGAACACCTGCGCAGAGGGCTGGATGCCCACGGCTCATTTGGTCACCCTCGTCTCCAAGTCCAAGTCGTGCCAGTCGCTCACCAGCTCAG GCAGCGGATCAGGACACCTCAGCACATCATCCAGTTGCAGCGAAACCTGCACGCCTTTTACCGACGTCAAATCTTGA